The Astyanax mexicanus isolate ESR-SI-001 chromosome 12, AstMex3_surface, whole genome shotgun sequence genome window below encodes:
- the ythdf1 gene encoding YTH domain-containing family protein 1 isoform X1 — MSTTSIDPQTSKGQDAKVQNGSLHQKETVHDNDFEPYLTGQSNPNNSYQSMTDPYLSSYYAPSIGFPYPLSEAPWSTGGDPPIPYLTPYAPLSNGDHHFMHDTVFGQPGGLGSSIYPHRFNFFPENPAFSAWGTSGSQGQQTQSSAYGGSYSYPPSSLGGTLVPDGQTGFHSDTLSKAPGMNSLEQGMVGLKIGGDVTGGGSGVKTVGSVIGGGAVAAAVATGNGGTPIGMPPPKPTSWAAIASKPAKPQQLKVKTKPGMPMPGGALPPPPIKHNMDIGTWDNKGPVTKVASPLPPQHHHQQQQPPLSHGHLPPHPHGLPPPPQPPMPSAQSLAQQMAMSGPPPPQPYQNHAPAPPPQTRWVAPRNRNPGYGGGGSVDSSGSSSGGGVGNGGGGGPPGSNAGESHPVLEKLRAAHSYNPKDFDWNLKNGRVFIIKSYSEDDIHRSIKYSIWCSTEHGNKRLDAAFRAINGKGPVYLLFSVNGSGHFCGVAEMRSPVDYGTSAGVWAQDKWKGKFDVDWLFVKDVPNSQLRHIRLENNDNKPVTNSRDTQEVPLEKAKQVLKIIATYKHTTSIFDDFSHYEKRQEEEEVVRKNYEPAPIQNRSRLDQERQNRSKQ; from the exons ATGTCTACCACCAGTATTGACCCTCAG ACGTCAAAAGGACAAGATGCTAAAG tgcAAAATGGCTCACTTCACCAAAAGGAAACGGTCCATGACAATGACTTTGAACCTTACCTCACTGGCCAATCTAATCCG AACAACAGCTACCAATCCATGACTGACCCATACCTTTCCAGCTACTATGCGCCATCCATTGGCTTTCCTTACCCCCTTAGCGAGGCTCCCTGGTCGACTGGTGGTGATCCTCCAATCCCCTATCTGACCCCCTATGCCCCCCTCAGCAATGGAGACCATCATTTCATGCATGACACTGTGTTTGGACAGCCAGGAGGTTTGGGCAGTAGCATCTACCCGCACCGCTTTAACTTTTTCCCAGAGAACCCCGCTTTCTCAGCCTGGGGCACCAGTGGTTCTCAGGGTCAGCAAACTCAGAGTTCTGCATATGGGGGCAGCTACAGCTACCCACCCAGCTCTCTTGGCGGTACGCTGGTGCCGGACGGGCAGACAGGCTTTCACAGTGACACCCTGAGCAAGGCACCAGGCATGAACAGTCTGGAACAGGGCATGGTTGGGTTGAAGATTGGTGGTGACGTCACAGGCGGTGGCTCAGGTGTCAAGACCGTGGGCTCGGTGATTGGCGGTGGGGCAGTGGCGGCGGCGGTAGCCACAGGTAACGGTGGAACCCCCATAGGTATGCCACCCCCCAAACCCACATCCTGGGCAGCCATTGCGAGTAAGCCAGCAAAACCTCAGCAACTGAAGGTCAAAACCAAACCTGGGATGCCTATGCCTGGGGGCGCGCTTCCGCCACCACCCATCAAACACAACATGGACATTGGCACCTGGGACAACAAGGGGCCTGTGACCAAAGTTGCCTCACCATTGCCTCCccagcaccaccaccagcagcagcagccaccTCTCTCCCATGGCCATTTGCCCCCTCACCCTCACGGGCTCCCACCGCCTCCTCAGCCACCCATGCCCTCCGCCCAGTCTCTTGCTCAGCAAATGGCCATGTCAGGCCCGCCTCCTCCTCAGCCTTACCAGAATCATGCCCCGGCTCCACCCCCTCAGACTCGGTGGGTTGCACCACGCAACCGCAACCCGGGCTATGGCGGAGGCGGCAGCGTGGACAGCAGTGGCTCCTCCAGCGGCGGGGGTGTGGGcaatggaggtggaggtggaccACCGGGCTCTAATGCAGGTGAGTCGCACCCGGTCCTGGAGAAGCTGCGTGCAGCACACAGCTACAACCCCAAGGACTTCGACTGGAACTTAAAGAACGGTCGTGTGTTCATCATCAAGAGCTACTCTGAGGACGACATCCACCGCTCCATCAAGTACTCCATCTGGTGCAGTACGGAGCATGGCAACAAGCGTCTGGACGCAGCCTTCCGAGCCATCAACGGCAAAGGCCCTGTCTACCTGTTGTTCAGCGTCAACGGCAGCGGGCACTTCTGCGGCGTAGCTGAGATGCGCTCGCCTGTGGACTACGGTACCAGTGCTGGCGTCTGGGCTCAGGACAAGTGGAAGGGCAAGTTTGATGTGGACTGGCTGTTTGTTAAGGACGTGCCCAACAGTCAGCTCAGGCACATCCGGCTGGAGAACAACGACAACAAGCCGGTGACCAACTCGCGTGACACGCAGGAGGTGCCTCTGGAGAAGGCCAAGCAGGTGCTGAAGATCATCGCCACCTACAAACACACCACCTCCATCTTCGACGACTTCTCGCACTACGAGAAAcggcaggaggaagaggaggtggtGAGAAAG AACTATGAACCTGCTCCAATCCAGAATCGATCCCGACTGGATCAG GAACGCCAAAATCGAAGTAAACAATAG
- the ythdf1 gene encoding YTH domain-containing family protein 1 isoform X2, with the protein MLKSSFLSLLVQNGSLHQKETVHDNDFEPYLTGQSNPNNSYQSMTDPYLSSYYAPSIGFPYPLSEAPWSTGGDPPIPYLTPYAPLSNGDHHFMHDTVFGQPGGLGSSIYPHRFNFFPENPAFSAWGTSGSQGQQTQSSAYGGSYSYPPSSLGGTLVPDGQTGFHSDTLSKAPGMNSLEQGMVGLKIGGDVTGGGSGVKTVGSVIGGGAVAAAVATGNGGTPIGMPPPKPTSWAAIASKPAKPQQLKVKTKPGMPMPGGALPPPPIKHNMDIGTWDNKGPVTKVASPLPPQHHHQQQQPPLSHGHLPPHPHGLPPPPQPPMPSAQSLAQQMAMSGPPPPQPYQNHAPAPPPQTRWVAPRNRNPGYGGGGSVDSSGSSSGGGVGNGGGGGPPGSNAGESHPVLEKLRAAHSYNPKDFDWNLKNGRVFIIKSYSEDDIHRSIKYSIWCSTEHGNKRLDAAFRAINGKGPVYLLFSVNGSGHFCGVAEMRSPVDYGTSAGVWAQDKWKGKFDVDWLFVKDVPNSQLRHIRLENNDNKPVTNSRDTQEVPLEKAKQVLKIIATYKHTTSIFDDFSHYEKRQEEEEVVRKNYEPAPIQNRSRLDQERQNRSKQ; encoded by the exons ATGCTAAAG agctcttttctctctcttttagtgcAAAATGGCTCACTTCACCAAAAGGAAACGGTCCATGACAATGACTTTGAACCTTACCTCACTGGCCAATCTAATCCG AACAACAGCTACCAATCCATGACTGACCCATACCTTTCCAGCTACTATGCGCCATCCATTGGCTTTCCTTACCCCCTTAGCGAGGCTCCCTGGTCGACTGGTGGTGATCCTCCAATCCCCTATCTGACCCCCTATGCCCCCCTCAGCAATGGAGACCATCATTTCATGCATGACACTGTGTTTGGACAGCCAGGAGGTTTGGGCAGTAGCATCTACCCGCACCGCTTTAACTTTTTCCCAGAGAACCCCGCTTTCTCAGCCTGGGGCACCAGTGGTTCTCAGGGTCAGCAAACTCAGAGTTCTGCATATGGGGGCAGCTACAGCTACCCACCCAGCTCTCTTGGCGGTACGCTGGTGCCGGACGGGCAGACAGGCTTTCACAGTGACACCCTGAGCAAGGCACCAGGCATGAACAGTCTGGAACAGGGCATGGTTGGGTTGAAGATTGGTGGTGACGTCACAGGCGGTGGCTCAGGTGTCAAGACCGTGGGCTCGGTGATTGGCGGTGGGGCAGTGGCGGCGGCGGTAGCCACAGGTAACGGTGGAACCCCCATAGGTATGCCACCCCCCAAACCCACATCCTGGGCAGCCATTGCGAGTAAGCCAGCAAAACCTCAGCAACTGAAGGTCAAAACCAAACCTGGGATGCCTATGCCTGGGGGCGCGCTTCCGCCACCACCCATCAAACACAACATGGACATTGGCACCTGGGACAACAAGGGGCCTGTGACCAAAGTTGCCTCACCATTGCCTCCccagcaccaccaccagcagcagcagccaccTCTCTCCCATGGCCATTTGCCCCCTCACCCTCACGGGCTCCCACCGCCTCCTCAGCCACCCATGCCCTCCGCCCAGTCTCTTGCTCAGCAAATGGCCATGTCAGGCCCGCCTCCTCCTCAGCCTTACCAGAATCATGCCCCGGCTCCACCCCCTCAGACTCGGTGGGTTGCACCACGCAACCGCAACCCGGGCTATGGCGGAGGCGGCAGCGTGGACAGCAGTGGCTCCTCCAGCGGCGGGGGTGTGGGcaatggaggtggaggtggaccACCGGGCTCTAATGCAGGTGAGTCGCACCCGGTCCTGGAGAAGCTGCGTGCAGCACACAGCTACAACCCCAAGGACTTCGACTGGAACTTAAAGAACGGTCGTGTGTTCATCATCAAGAGCTACTCTGAGGACGACATCCACCGCTCCATCAAGTACTCCATCTGGTGCAGTACGGAGCATGGCAACAAGCGTCTGGACGCAGCCTTCCGAGCCATCAACGGCAAAGGCCCTGTCTACCTGTTGTTCAGCGTCAACGGCAGCGGGCACTTCTGCGGCGTAGCTGAGATGCGCTCGCCTGTGGACTACGGTACCAGTGCTGGCGTCTGGGCTCAGGACAAGTGGAAGGGCAAGTTTGATGTGGACTGGCTGTTTGTTAAGGACGTGCCCAACAGTCAGCTCAGGCACATCCGGCTGGAGAACAACGACAACAAGCCGGTGACCAACTCGCGTGACACGCAGGAGGTGCCTCTGGAGAAGGCCAAGCAGGTGCTGAAGATCATCGCCACCTACAAACACACCACCTCCATCTTCGACGACTTCTCGCACTACGAGAAAcggcaggaggaagaggaggtggtGAGAAAG AACTATGAACCTGCTCCAATCCAGAATCGATCCCGACTGGATCAG GAACGCCAAAATCGAAGTAAACAATAG
- the si:ch211-196c10.13 gene encoding class E basic helix-loop-helix protein 22, translating to METGGKKWPNAQQHQGSQFSLPAPHSEGPGTGGLHRGHWEETVLHSDRGDHTGHPAADPPDPCRFRGAPATRRRGASERARALRVNINARERRRMHDLNEALDELRAAMPYRAGPTAKKLSKIATLLLAKNHILLQARALQQMSGMVGQLKFGHSVNNNNNNNINTAAARGGGGLSYQPEFMTEIIIR from the coding sequence ATGGAAACAGGAGGAAAGAAGTGGCCCAATGCCCAACAACACCAGGGGTCCCAATTCAGCCTCCCTGCGCCCCACAGCGAGGGTCCCGGGACAGGAGGGCTACACAGGGGTCACTGGGAGGAGACCGTACTTCACAGTGACCGCGGGGACCACACCGGACACCCGGCAGCAGATCCACCAGACCCATGCCGCTTTCGAGGAGCACCAGCCACGCGGAGGAGGGGCGCGAGCGAGAGGGCGCGCGCACTGCGCGTGAACATCAACGCTCGCGAGCGCAGGCGCATGCACGACCTGAACGAGGCGCTGGACGAGCTGCGGGCCGCCATGCCGTACCGGGCCGGACCCACAGCCAAGAAACTGTCCAAGATCGCCACGCTGCTGCTGGCCAAGAACCACATCCTGCTGCAGGCGCGCGCGCTCCAGCAGATGAGCGGGATGGTGGGACAGCTGAAGTTTGGACacagtgttaataataataataataataatattaatacagcaGCTGCCAGAGGAGGAGGGGGGCTCAGTTATCAGCCCGAGTTTATGACTGAGATCATTATTAGATGa